DNA sequence from the Amycolatopsis sp. Hca4 genome:
CGGTCAGATCCGCGGTCAGTCCCGACGACGGCAGGACCCGCCAAGGCAGGTACTGCTTGCTCGCCGCGTCCTGCGGGCGGACCAGCAGCCGGCCCGAGGCGTCGACGGCGAACGCGGCACCGACGCCGGACCGCTGGACGAGCACGGCGGCTCCCGGCGTCCAGCCGCCGAAACCGCTCGCGGTGGTCCAGGTGACGGTGGCCGGGGCCTGGGTGCTCCGCCGGGTCTCGCTGTCCTGACCGAGGGCCGTCACCAGCAGGCTGTCATCGCTGAGCCGAAGCGCCCCCGGCGTGCCCGCGTACTGCTGGTAACCGGGCACGACGGCGAAGTCGACCACGGTGATGTCCGTGGAGCGCTGCCGCCCGTGGATGAGCCGGCCGAAGCCGTCCACGTAGAAGTGCTGCAGCTTACCGCCGGTGCCCTCGACGACGGCGCTCGGCGCGTCGGTGGAGGCCGGCACGGCCGGGCGTGAGGGCAGGCCGGGGTCGACCAATTTGCAGTCGTCCGTGGTGACGCTCAGCTGGTAGTCCGTGCCGATCGTGCCGACCACCTTGAAGGCCGTCCAGCTGCCGCCGCCCAGGTAGCGGTACCACCTGATCTGGCCATTGCTCTTGTCCAGCGCGTAGAGCACGTCACCGCCGGCCGAGGCCACCTGGGAGAAGATCTGCCAGCCGGCGCCGACCCGCGTCGCGTACTCGACCCACCGCTGGCTCGCCGGGTCGTACTGGAAGCGGTAGAGCTCCCCGGCGGGCGTGCGGGCGTAGAACACGCCGGCGCCCGCGCCGATGATCATGTCGTACTTTGTCAGGGTCCAGCCGGTGTCGAGCAGGCGGTCCGTCCAGGTCTTGGTCGCCTCGTCGTAGCGCACCCAGGCGAGGATGTTGTCGTGTGCCCAGTAGAAGTCGCCCGTCGAGTCGACGGAGATGCGATTGCGGCTCTGCGGCTGGGTCATGCCGAACCAGCCGGTGGCGATCTTCTGGCTGACGCCGCCGTTTTCCCAGCT
Encoded proteins:
- a CDS encoding tachylectin-related carbohydrate-binding protein produces the protein MPRTSARRPAVLGCAFTVALCAVVSVTGANVAAAADTITCRASAGVFYTLPDTHLDLDRHNEPETGAASWTGRATIGNTWSGKTLAGPDGRMYSILDNGDVLRQRRLATSWENGGVSQKIATGWFGMTQPQSRNRISVDSTGDFYWAHDNILAWVRYDEATKTWTDRLLDTGWTLTKYDMIIGAGAGVFYARTPAGELYRFQYDPASQRWVEYATRVGAGWQIFSQVASAGGDVLYALDKSNGQIRWYRYLGGGSWTAFKVVGTIGTDYQLSVTTDDCKLVDPGLPSRPAVPASTDAPSAVVEGTGGKLQHFYVDGFGRLIHGRQRSTDITVVDFAVVPGYQQYAGTPGALRLSDDSLLVTALGQDSETRRSTQAPATVTWTTASGFGGWTPGAAVLVQRSGVGAAFAVDASGRLLVRPQDAASKQYLPWRVLPSSGLTADLTAVVQSDGIDVVSRTTAGTYAKATYTDGTLSAWIPVPGTGWTGKLAATANPDQNLEAFAVQPDGVVVNQREQAAGFTGTWKPLAGVTAQGSPAAAADSGGVVHVAVRGTDGYVYVTEQKAPGSTGYQTWQRLVDSRTGAAYQSATDPTFTALSAGGVVVTFRDSDGVTYAYGSGAPAAAARSALAQSSTAFTGGRLPKPSF